The Thermodesulfobacteriota bacterium genome has a segment encoding these proteins:
- a CDS encoding response regulator, with the protein KEGVREFERARPDLVILDLMMEDVDSGTRLLDELKKRDPALPVIMLSSTGDYFGDMIDTTGLGLQGVFQKPVDPKILLGLLRAKLGRPPADGAGKG; encoded by the coding sequence GAAGGAAGGGGTGCGGGAATTCGAGCGCGCGAGGCCCGACCTGGTCATCCTCGACCTGATGATGGAGGACGTCGACTCGGGGACCCGTCTCCTCGACGAGTTGAAAAAACGGGATCCCGCCCTGCCCGTCATCATGCTCAGCTCGACCGGCGACTACTTCGGCGACATGATCGATACCACGGGGCTCGGGCTGCAGGGGGTGTTCCAGAAACCGGTCGACCCGAAGATCCTCCTCGGACTTCTTCGGGCGAAGCTGGGGCGGCCGCCCGCGGACGGCGCCGGAAAGGGATAA